The following are from one region of the Mycolicibacterium diernhoferi genome:
- a CDS encoding Ig-like domain-containing protein codes for MAAHRKKSAKKRVRPSELAVAAFLGLTITAAPAVAAAEGSDSSSSGGNSSDSGSSDNNSNDSSGGSGGGSGVNAGPRAGGTSGTGTSSVADDDDNDDDDDSGLGGSGLGGNNLGGSDLDDEDVDDEDDADLDDESALGDDDGVGAGGGLTGEEPGTDLPDDSTGLGDDAGEGAGETGAGTVEPPALPEAVDPDATAPEAGGTVEPPADQDSIEVSDPDSSDPSLFVAGNDPTPTPTALASALIDVEDIVSPPPAIPEFDPFMGAVKAIASWLDAVLPAYDPNPLLNPTQVAAGFVLTLQAVMQGTYWNGQPTLFTFGAYILLSAAYQRYERLATNQLPGAPTLAAGPLPLTWKLTSTDPDGDPLIYTVSDQPTNGLITMLPDGSFSFVPFSLDDLNNGTDVEFTVRVNDSLGFLEHPLTPEGNDAYFTVSFRYPGLGINNLPVFETDGKAQVVGTDGSTGKVTITAQATDEDGDALTYTATALFGTVVRNEDGTFTYTPTDTARHLAATLLGAKTDIVSIWANDGRGGITLLPTTVAVDIVSSNGAPTVTVNPDTFTDPILGTITGSLDIDDPDGDLPIVTPIGVSTRGGLVTVLGNIYTYTPTLSIRAQGGTDTFTLTVDDLHGGTTEVTITVTVAQINVAPAFESAPTITHTDHTTGVLTGTFKVRDDNGDTLTFTSAALLGTIAVNPTPAADGVTYTFTYTPYDPHAASLPLAITTDLVTITAWDGGLLSADSATFLVQLSTQVNQAPTATYQNTGSSSVLGQVYGKVVVDDDDFLHGFTPLIINTSKGSVLVNGLTGDYTYTASVEARNAASASSATAADKIDTFTITVTDPAGKSVDVLVTVNIPQWNLAPAGGVPSNVVPDTNGVVRGRITGVINLDNDPLTYYIAGSNGAGAVYTEGGGIAHVDAEGNYVYIPRTGGALGYYDSFSVTVDDGRGGLTTVLVVPNGIVPATPLNDVAVSKTNGAPGVVTGAVSLANAANTGLFSSFSATGAGFGTVTFNGTNYTYTRTATGHAGGTSDTFDIIGTAFGLTMKIATVTVTPVIPNTPPAAGTTTITESSLTNVIGTYYQNTKGKVTAYDADGDAIDYPGGSIIPATYTTANGGLVQFYSDGRFEYSIGPKLSGYFHGAAATGATGNAVADTFSITVTDSFGASSTIVVSIPIEKLNDAPSSNVSVGGKTTDGLGVVRGTLNGSDGDGDSLTYSLIGATNGAAATANGGIVRFSGNSFTYIPTAGKTTDSFQVQVNDGHGGVTTATISLTGLSTPSPVTNVNTSTANVVTGQLNTAGNTGLTYTVGGQGTKGTVTVTSTGAFTYTRNGALGHTQTPGDTFTIRATDANGNSVIIATVNVTPVVANAAPVAGSTVFNPSTIQDNRVLGIGTLKQTTTGTLKATDADGDTVTFTAGSFSTGNGGTVVINANGTFTYTIDKGYSYFHEAARIGASGSEIADTFSTTAVDGFGGSTTYSVSVAIYAMNRAPTISGGNRLAGTVSGANVDEDDGDSLSFSHNGSSFTFGGRGLYTSTLWSGSRLTVTENYYVTNNGVVTGVQASATKTW; via the coding sequence ATGGCGGCACATCGGAAGAAGTCGGCGAAGAAGCGGGTGCGCCCCAGCGAGCTCGCCGTCGCCGCATTCCTCGGACTGACCATCACGGCCGCGCCGGCCGTTGCGGCAGCCGAGGGTTCCGATTCCTCGTCCTCCGGAGGCAACTCGTCGGACTCCGGTTCGTCGGACAACAACTCGAATGACTCCAGCGGTGGCTCCGGCGGCGGCTCCGGTGTGAACGCAGGCCCGCGCGCCGGCGGCACGTCGGGCACGGGCACGTCGTCGGTGGCCGACGATGACGACAATGACGACGACGATGACAGCGGCCTGGGCGGCAGCGGCCTGGGCGGCAACAACCTCGGCGGCAGCGACCTCGACGACGAGGATGTCGACGACGAGGACGACGCGGACCTCGATGATGAGAGCGCCCTCGGCGATGACGACGGAGTGGGCGCCGGCGGTGGCCTGACCGGCGAGGAACCCGGCACCGACCTGCCAGACGATTCCACCGGCCTCGGCGACGACGCCGGGGAGGGCGCCGGGGAAACCGGCGCCGGGACCGTCGAACCCCCGGCGCTGCCCGAGGCCGTCGATCCCGACGCCACCGCGCCGGAAGCGGGCGGAACCGTCGAGCCGCCGGCCGATCAGGACTCCATCGAGGTTTCCGACCCGGACAGTTCGGACCCGTCCCTGTTCGTCGCCGGTAACGACCCCACGCCCACCCCGACGGCGCTGGCCTCTGCGCTGATCGACGTCGAGGACATCGTGTCGCCGCCCCCGGCCATCCCGGAATTCGATCCCTTCATGGGCGCGGTCAAGGCCATCGCGAGCTGGCTCGATGCGGTGTTGCCGGCCTACGACCCGAACCCGCTCCTCAACCCCACCCAGGTGGCGGCCGGCTTCGTCCTGACCCTGCAGGCGGTGATGCAGGGGACGTACTGGAACGGCCAGCCGACGCTGTTCACCTTCGGCGCGTACATCCTGCTGTCCGCGGCCTACCAGCGTTACGAGCGGCTGGCCACCAACCAGCTGCCGGGCGCACCCACGCTCGCGGCCGGCCCGCTGCCGCTGACCTGGAAGCTGACGAGCACCGACCCCGACGGTGACCCGCTGATCTACACGGTCAGCGACCAGCCCACCAACGGCCTGATCACCATGCTGCCGGACGGCTCGTTCTCCTTCGTGCCGTTCTCCCTGGACGACCTGAACAACGGCACCGACGTCGAATTCACCGTGCGTGTCAACGACTCACTGGGCTTCCTCGAACACCCCCTCACCCCGGAAGGCAACGATGCCTACTTCACGGTGAGCTTCCGCTACCCGGGGCTGGGGATCAACAACCTGCCGGTCTTCGAGACCGACGGGAAGGCGCAGGTTGTCGGCACCGACGGGTCGACGGGCAAGGTCACCATCACCGCGCAGGCCACCGATGAGGACGGCGATGCGCTGACCTACACCGCCACGGCACTGTTCGGCACCGTGGTGCGCAACGAGGACGGGACCTTCACCTACACGCCGACCGACACCGCGCGGCACCTGGCGGCGACGCTGCTCGGCGCGAAGACCGACATCGTGAGCATCTGGGCCAACGATGGCCGCGGCGGCATCACCCTGCTGCCGACGACGGTCGCCGTCGACATCGTCAGCTCCAACGGGGCCCCGACCGTCACGGTCAACCCCGACACGTTCACCGACCCGATTCTCGGCACCATCACCGGATCGCTGGACATCGACGACCCGGACGGCGACCTCCCCATCGTCACGCCGATCGGGGTCAGCACCCGGGGTGGTCTGGTGACCGTCCTCGGCAACATCTACACCTACACGCCGACGCTCTCGATCCGCGCCCAGGGCGGCACCGACACCTTCACGCTGACGGTGGACGACCTGCACGGCGGCACCACCGAGGTCACCATCACCGTCACCGTCGCCCAGATCAACGTGGCGCCGGCCTTCGAATCGGCCCCGACCATCACCCACACCGACCACACGACCGGTGTGCTGACCGGCACGTTCAAGGTCCGTGACGACAACGGTGACACCCTGACGTTCACCAGCGCGGCACTGCTGGGCACCATCGCGGTGAACCCGACACCCGCCGCGGACGGGGTGACCTACACGTTCACCTACACGCCCTACGACCCGCACGCCGCGTCGCTGCCGCTCGCGATCACCACCGATCTGGTCACCATCACCGCCTGGGACGGCGGGCTGCTCTCCGCTGACAGTGCGACGTTCCTCGTCCAACTGTCGACCCAGGTCAACCAGGCCCCGACGGCGACCTACCAGAACACCGGCAGCAGCTCCGTCCTCGGTCAGGTGTACGGCAAGGTCGTCGTCGACGACGATGACTTCCTGCACGGTTTCACGCCGCTCATCATCAATACGAGCAAGGGTTCGGTACTGGTCAACGGGTTGACCGGTGACTACACCTACACCGCATCGGTCGAGGCGCGCAACGCCGCGAGCGCGAGCAGCGCGACGGCCGCCGACAAGATCGACACGTTCACCATCACGGTCACGGATCCGGCGGGCAAGAGCGTGGATGTGCTTGTCACGGTGAACATCCCGCAGTGGAACCTGGCGCCGGCCGGCGGCGTCCCCAGCAATGTGGTTCCCGACACCAATGGTGTGGTGCGCGGCAGGATCACCGGAGTCATCAACCTCGACAACGATCCGCTGACGTACTACATCGCCGGTTCCAACGGTGCCGGCGCGGTGTACACCGAGGGCGGCGGCATCGCGCACGTCGACGCCGAAGGCAACTACGTCTACATCCCGCGGACCGGCGGCGCGCTGGGCTACTACGACTCGTTCAGCGTCACCGTGGACGACGGCCGTGGCGGCCTCACCACCGTGCTCGTCGTCCCGAACGGCATCGTGCCGGCCACACCGCTGAACGATGTCGCCGTGTCGAAGACCAACGGGGCGCCCGGGGTGGTGACCGGTGCGGTCAGCCTCGCAAATGCGGCCAACACCGGATTGTTCAGCTCGTTCAGCGCCACCGGCGCGGGCTTCGGCACCGTCACGTTCAACGGCACGAACTACACCTACACCCGGACCGCGACCGGCCACGCGGGCGGAACCAGCGACACCTTCGACATCATCGGCACGGCCTTCGGTCTGACCATGAAGATCGCCACGGTCACCGTGACCCCGGTCATCCCGAACACCCCGCCGGCCGCGGGCACCACCACCATCACCGAGTCCTCGCTGACGAACGTGATCGGAACGTACTACCAGAACACCAAGGGCAAGGTCACCGCATACGACGCCGACGGTGACGCGATCGACTACCCGGGTGGATCGATCATCCCGGCGACGTATACGACCGCCAACGGCGGACTTGTGCAGTTCTACTCGGACGGCAGATTCGAGTACTCGATCGGACCCAAGCTGTCGGGTTATTTCCACGGTGCGGCCGCCACCGGGGCCACCGGCAACGCGGTCGCCGACACCTTCAGCATCACGGTCACCGATTCCTTCGGCGCCAGCTCCACGATCGTGGTGTCCATCCCGATCGAGAAGCTGAACGACGCACCGTCCTCCAACGTGTCGGTGGGCGGCAAGACCACCGACGGCCTGGGCGTGGTGCGCGGCACCCTCAACGGCTCCGATGGTGACGGAGACTCGCTGACCTACAGCCTGATCGGCGCGACGAACGGCGCCGCGGCCACCGCCAACGGCGGCATCGTCCGGTTCAGCGGCAACTCGTTCACCTACATCCCGACCGCAGGTAAGACCACGGACTCGTTCCAGGTGCAGGTCAACGACGGCCACGGCGGCGTCACCACGGCGACGATCAGCCTGACCGGGCTCAGCACCCCGTCGCCGGTCACCAACGTCAACACCTCGACCGCCAATGTGGTCACCGGACAGCTGAATACGGCCGGCAACACCGGGCTGACCTACACCGTGGGCGGCCAGGGCACCAAGGGTACGGTCACGGTGACCTCCACCGGCGCCTTCACCTACACCCGCAACGGGGCGCTGGGACACACCCAGACGCCGGGCGATACCTTCACCATCAGGGCCACCGACGCCAACGGCAACTCGGTGATCATCGCGACGGTGAACGTGACCCCGGTGGTGGCCAACGCCGCACCGGTGGCCGGTTCCACGGTCTTCAATCCGTCCACGATCCAGGACAACCGAGTCCTGGGTATCGGTACGCTGAAGCAGACCACCACCGGCACCCTCAAGGCCACCGACGCCGATGGCGACACGGTGACCTTCACGGCCGGGTCGTTCTCCACGGGCAACGGTGGCACCGTGGTGATCAACGCCAACGGCACCTTCACCTACACCATCGACAAGGGTTACTCCTACTTCCACGAGGCGGCACGCATCGGCGCCTCCGGCAGTGAGATCGCGGATACCTTCTCGACCACCGCGGTGGACGGGTTCGGTGGCTCCACAACGTATTCGGTGTCGGTGGCCATCTACGCCATGAACAGGGCCCCGACCATCTCCGGTGGCAACCGGTTGGCCGGCACCGTGAGCGGGGCCAACGTCGACGAGGATGACGGCGACAGCCTGAGCTTCAGTCACAACGGGTCGAGCTTCACCTTCGGCGGCCGGGGCCTGTACACCAGCACGCTGTGGAGCGGCAGCCGTCTCACCGTCACGGAGAACTACTACGTGACCAACAACGGCGTGGTCACCGGTGTGCAGGCCAGCGCGACCAAGACCTGGTAG
- a CDS encoding bifunctional 3,4-dihydroxy-2-butanone-4-phosphate synthase/GTP cyclohydrolase II, with protein MTRLDSVERAVADIAAGKAVVVIDDEDRENEGDLIFAAEKATPELVAFMVRYTSGYLCVPLDGSVCDRLGLLPMYAVNQDKHGTAYTVTVDAKKGVGTGISASDRATTMRALADPAAVADDFTKPGHVVPLRAKDGGVLRRPGHTEAAVDLARLAGLQPAGAICEIVSQKDEGAMAQTDELRVFADDHGLALISIADLIEWRRKHEKHIERIAEARIPTRHGEFRAVGYTSIYEDVEHVALVRGDITGPEFDGHDVLVRVHSECLTGDVFGSRRCDCGPQLDAAMAMVAQEGRGIVLYMRGHEGRGIGLLHKLQAYQLQDAGADTVDANLELGLPADSRDYGIGAQILVDLGVRSMRLLTNNPAKRVGLDGYGLHITERVPLPVRANAENIRYLMTKRDRMGHDLVGLEDYDEATPGEFGGAR; from the coding sequence ATGACAAGGCTGGATTCCGTCGAACGGGCGGTGGCCGACATCGCGGCGGGCAAGGCCGTCGTGGTCATCGACGACGAAGACCGCGAGAACGAGGGAGATCTGATCTTCGCGGCCGAGAAGGCCACCCCCGAGCTGGTCGCGTTCATGGTCCGCTACACCTCGGGCTACCTGTGTGTACCGCTGGACGGATCGGTCTGTGATCGACTCGGCCTGCTGCCGATGTACGCGGTGAACCAGGACAAGCACGGTACGGCCTACACGGTGACCGTCGACGCCAAGAAGGGCGTCGGGACCGGGATCTCCGCCTCCGACCGCGCCACCACCATGCGCGCGCTGGCCGACCCGGCCGCCGTCGCCGACGACTTCACCAAGCCGGGCCATGTGGTGCCGCTGCGGGCCAAGGACGGCGGAGTGCTGCGCCGCCCGGGGCACACCGAGGCCGCCGTCGACCTGGCTCGGCTCGCCGGCCTGCAGCCGGCCGGGGCGATCTGCGAGATCGTCAGCCAGAAGGACGAGGGCGCGATGGCCCAGACCGATGAGCTGCGGGTCTTCGCCGACGATCACGGTCTCGCGCTCATCTCGATCGCCGATCTCATCGAGTGGCGGCGCAAACACGAGAAGCACATCGAGCGCATCGCCGAGGCCCGCATCCCGACCCGGCACGGTGAGTTCCGGGCCGTCGGCTACACGTCGATCTACGAGGACGTCGAGCACGTCGCGCTGGTCCGGGGCGATATCACCGGCCCGGAGTTCGACGGCCACGATGTGCTGGTCCGGGTGCACTCCGAATGCCTGACCGGTGACGTGTTCGGATCGCGGCGCTGCGACTGCGGCCCGCAGTTGGACGCCGCCATGGCGATGGTGGCCCAGGAGGGCCGCGGCATCGTGCTGTACATGCGTGGCCACGAGGGCCGGGGGATCGGCCTGCTGCACAAGCTGCAGGCCTACCAGTTGCAGGACGCCGGCGCGGACACCGTGGATGCCAACCTGGAGCTCGGCCTGCCCGCCGATTCCCGTGACTACGGCATCGGCGCGCAGATCCTGGTCGACCTGGGTGTGCGGTCGATGCGGCTGCTCACCAACAACCCGGCCAAGCGGGTCGGGCTGGACGGCTACGGCCTGCACATCACCGAGCGGGTGCCGCTGCCCGTCCGCGCCAACGCCGAGAACATCCGCTACCTGATGACCAAGCGGGATCGGATGGGCCACGACCTGGTCGGTCTCGAGGACTACGACGAGGCCACCCCCGGCGAGTTCGGCGGTGCCCGATGA
- the ribH gene encoding 6,7-dimethyl-8-ribityllumazine synthase, which produces MSGHSGAIPDLPDIDASSVSLGIVVSTWHPKICDALLDGALRAAKQLGVTDPVVVRVHGAIEIPVVAQALAAKYDAVVALGVVIRGETPHFDYVCDAVTQGLTRVSLDHGTPVANGVLTTNTEQQALARAGLPNSSEDKGAQAAAAALSTALVLRDLAS; this is translated from the coding sequence ATGAGCGGCCACAGCGGCGCGATTCCCGACCTGCCCGACATCGACGCGTCCTCGGTGTCGCTGGGCATCGTGGTCAGCACCTGGCACCCGAAGATCTGCGACGCGCTGCTGGACGGCGCGCTGCGTGCGGCCAAACAGCTGGGCGTCACCGATCCGGTCGTGGTCCGCGTGCACGGGGCGATCGAGATCCCGGTCGTCGCGCAGGCACTGGCCGCCAAGTACGACGCGGTGGTGGCGCTCGGCGTGGTGATCCGCGGCGAGACACCCCATTTCGATTACGTGTGCGACGCGGTCACGCAGGGCCTGACCCGGGTCTCGCTGGATCACGGCACCCCGGTGGCCAACGGTGTGCTGACCACCAACACCGAGCAGCAGGCCCTGGCCCGGGCCGGTCTGCCCAACTCCAGCGAGGACAAGGGCGCCCAGGCCGCCGCGGCGGCGCTGTCCACGGCGTTGGTCCTGCGCGACCTGGCATCATGA
- a CDS encoding PH domain-containing protein, whose amino-acid sequence MSGAAGGQERSDSGDEHRGQERSDSGDEHRGQERSDSGDATWELEVKPHLTPYFVYGAAFLIAAAHIGVGFLLKVGSSGVVFRTADQVGIALVGVTIASVTLLLARPRLRAGAAGISVRNALVYKLIPWSDVVDVSFPRSARWARIDLADDEYTAVMAIQAVDKDRAVQAMDRLRELMERYRPDINSPSASS is encoded by the coding sequence ATGAGCGGGGCCGCCGGTGGGCAGGAGCGCAGCGACTCGGGGGATGAACACCGTGGGCAGGAGCGCAGCGACTCGGGGGATGAACACCGTGGGCAGGAGCGCAGCGACTCGGGGGATGCGACCTGGGAGCTGGAGGTCAAGCCGCACCTCACCCCGTACTTCGTCTACGGCGCCGCGTTCCTGATCGCGGCCGCGCACATCGGCGTGGGGTTCCTGCTGAAGGTGGGATCCAGCGGGGTGGTGTTCCGTACCGCGGACCAGGTCGGCATCGCGCTGGTCGGCGTCACGATCGCCAGTGTCACCCTGCTGCTCGCGCGGCCGCGGCTGCGGGCCGGAGCTGCCGGTATCTCGGTGCGAAACGCATTGGTGTACAAGCTCATTCCCTGGTCCGATGTGGTGGATGTATCGTTCCCGCGCAGCGCTCGGTGGGCCCGGATCGACCTGGCCGATGACGAGTACACCGCGGTGATGGCGATCCAGGCGGTCGACAAGGACCGCGCTGTGCAGGCGATGGACCGGCTGCGGGAGCTGATGGAGCGCTACCGGCCCGATATCAACTCACCGTCAGCGTCATCATGA
- a CDS encoding GNAT family N-acetyltransferase: MGMAQARIARLTETDWRAFAGVRLRALTDSLGAEDPQYRLESTFTAAQWRRRLRAHAQFAAVVDNRPVGLIGAQRQSTESVYLYSLWLDPAARGHGLGRTLVAEAVNWARAQRVTRVTLRVHVENATARAVYESLGFTLTAPATGAADEVMMTLTVS; the protein is encoded by the coding sequence ATGGGGATGGCGCAGGCCCGGATCGCCCGGCTGACCGAAACCGACTGGCGGGCGTTCGCGGGTGTGCGGCTGCGCGCGCTGACCGACTCGCTGGGCGCCGAAGATCCGCAGTACCGCCTCGAATCGACGTTCACCGCGGCGCAGTGGCGGCGCAGGCTGCGCGCGCACGCCCAGTTCGCCGCCGTCGTCGACAACCGGCCGGTCGGGCTGATCGGTGCGCAGCGCCAGAGCACGGAGTCGGTGTACCTCTACTCGCTGTGGCTGGACCCCGCCGCACGCGGGCACGGCCTGGGCCGCACGCTGGTGGCCGAGGCCGTGAACTGGGCGCGTGCGCAGCGGGTCACCCGGGTGACGTTGCGGGTCCATGTGGAGAACGCGACCGCACGGGCGGTCTACGAAAGCCTGGGATTCACCCTGACGGCTCCGGCGACCGGCGCGGCCGACGAGGTCATGATGACGCTGACGGTGAGTTGA
- the murD gene encoding UDP-N-acetylmuramoyl-L-alanine--D-glutamate ligase, which translates to MTELAGRVVGIWGLGKEGLSMARTAAAHGAARIVAVDDRANAQAPEIANLTVFFGPDAPARLRDTDVVFVSPGVPWRHPVFEELRGSAASGAGPAVSNAADWYMGRHGAHTVGITGTKGKSTTAAFLAHLLTGLGVPAVAAGNIGTPLSDLEPADGEWVVAELSSQQCALLRTPPAVSVITNLYQDHLDFHGDVASYYEAKSHVFGSATRALVTTPDVVESLREIGISQLPPVRDVDPAEVRVPAGDSVLSYSHNTVNAALAALAAGQVLGRAVTDAEVDAAAASFTGLPHRLQTVRRTGVTRWIDDTLATTGEAVVAALRAMRPDEEIALIVGGMDRSLDYRQLDDFLCSGQRRVRLIQGPTNGALIGVRFAAAHPERTHLVDDLQEAVRVAAAAAADVVLLSPGAASYDIFRNYEEKAAMYCSYIDVVETL; encoded by the coding sequence ATGACTGAACTCGCCGGCCGGGTGGTCGGTATCTGGGGTCTGGGCAAGGAAGGGCTGTCGATGGCCCGCACCGCCGCCGCGCACGGCGCTGCCCGCATCGTCGCCGTCGACGACCGGGCCAACGCTCAGGCGCCCGAGATCGCGAATCTGACAGTCTTTTTCGGGCCCGACGCACCGGCCCGGCTGCGTGACACCGATGTCGTCTTCGTCAGCCCGGGGGTGCCCTGGCGGCATCCGGTGTTCGAGGAACTGCGCGGCAGCGCCGCATCGGGTGCCGGCCCGGCGGTGTCCAACGCCGCGGACTGGTACATGGGCCGGCACGGTGCCCACACGGTGGGCATCACCGGCACCAAGGGCAAGAGCACCACGGCCGCCTTCCTGGCACACCTGCTGACCGGCCTGGGCGTCCCCGCGGTGGCCGCAGGCAACATCGGGACGCCGCTGTCGGATCTGGAGCCCGCCGACGGCGAGTGGGTGGTGGCCGAGCTGTCCAGTCAGCAGTGCGCGCTACTGCGCACACCGCCTGCGGTGTCGGTGATCACCAATCTGTACCAGGACCACCTCGATTTCCACGGTGACGTGGCGTCCTATTACGAGGCCAAGTCGCATGTCTTCGGATCGGCGACCCGCGCCCTGGTGACGACCCCTGACGTCGTGGAATCGCTTCGGGAGATCGGTATCTCGCAGTTGCCGCCGGTGCGGGACGTGGACCCCGCCGAGGTCCGGGTGCCGGCCGGGGATTCGGTGCTCTCGTACTCGCACAACACCGTCAACGCCGCGCTGGCCGCACTGGCCGCCGGGCAGGTGCTGGGCCGCGCGGTGACCGATGCCGAGGTGGACGCTGCCGCCGCGTCGTTCACCGGTCTGCCGCACCGCCTGCAGACCGTGCGCCGCACCGGGGTGACCCGATGGATCGACGACACGCTGGCGACCACCGGCGAGGCGGTGGTCGCCGCGCTGCGCGCGATGCGCCCCGATGAGGAGATCGCGTTGATCGTCGGCGGCATGGACCGGTCCCTGGACTACCGTCAGCTCGACGATTTTCTGTGCAGTGGGCAACGCCGGGTGCGGCTGATCCAGGGGCCGACCAACGGCGCCCTGATCGGCGTGCGGTTCGCCGCCGCGCACCCCGAGCGCACCCATCTGGTGGACGACCTGCAGGAGGCCGTCCGGGTGGCCGCAGCGGCCGCCGCCGACGTGGTGTTGCTGTCCCCGGGCGCGGCCAGTTACGACATTTTCCGCAACTACGAAGAAAAAGCGGCGATGTACTGCAGTTATATCGACGTCGTCGAGACGCTCTAA